In Reichenbachiella agarivorans, one genomic interval encodes:
- a CDS encoding DUF4861 domain-containing protein — protein MKRILSMLTVIAVITGCQPDKIGVTVTNTLETVRAEEPLVLSREFVVTKLGVLAEGQKPLLIADGVALQQQLDDLDGDGNWDELAALVSIDSLETKQLELITTSEYPEFTQRTRVYLGVDYERADNFVEKDEEERHVDNIAMVYPMMYQMEGPAWENDKVGFRNYFDSRNGKDIYAKTTTEMSLHLAGTKGQDYHKLDSWGMDVLKVGNSLGAGGVAMSYEDSLIRLGNTASAKYVTVVEGSIRTIFDIRHQGWDTPMGALDVTERITIWAGQYAFHEQIILAGDQKVTWVAGLVNKHAEEMLAGEAGNSHYIATYDVQTENQDKMGMGLILSNDLFASNGETANEGEGVIETYFMKMKAPVSSPSFCFVAAWELSDERFKTEEGFVDYMQDLSSRINEPLTVL, from the coding sequence ATGAAGCGAATATTGAGCATGCTGACGGTGATCGCAGTGATCACTGGGTGTCAGCCAGACAAAATTGGGGTGACAGTCACCAATACTTTGGAGACTGTCAGAGCGGAAGAACCTCTTGTACTTTCGAGAGAATTTGTAGTGACCAAATTGGGTGTATTGGCTGAAGGACAAAAGCCTCTGCTTATTGCAGATGGCGTGGCATTGCAGCAACAGTTGGACGATTTGGATGGGGACGGCAACTGGGACGAATTGGCTGCTTTGGTCAGTATCGATAGTTTGGAGACCAAACAGTTGGAGCTGATCACAACTAGCGAATATCCTGAGTTCACGCAAAGAACGCGTGTTTATTTGGGTGTGGACTATGAGCGAGCGGACAATTTCGTAGAGAAGGACGAAGAGGAAAGACATGTGGACAATATCGCTATGGTCTATCCGATGATGTACCAAATGGAAGGCCCTGCTTGGGAAAATGACAAGGTTGGTTTTAGAAATTATTTCGACTCCAGAAATGGAAAAGATATTTATGCCAAAACCACTACAGAGATGTCTTTACACTTGGCTGGTACCAAGGGTCAGGATTATCACAAGCTAGATAGCTGGGGTATGGATGTCCTCAAGGTAGGCAATAGCCTAGGTGCAGGTGGTGTGGCTATGTCTTATGAAGACTCACTTATCAGATTGGGCAATACCGCTTCTGCCAAATATGTGACAGTTGTGGAAGGGTCTATTCGTACCATTTTTGACATCCGTCATCAGGGTTGGGATACGCCGATGGGTGCGCTAGATGTGACCGAAAGAATCACTATTTGGGCTGGACAGTATGCCTTTCATGAGCAGATTATTTTGGCAGGGGATCAAAAAGTAACCTGGGTTGCTGGCTTGGTCAACAAACATGCCGAAGAAATGTTGGCAGGAGAAGCTGGAAACAGCCACTACATCGCTACCTACGACGTGCAAACAGAGAACCAAGACAAAATGGGTATGGGCTTGATTTTGTCCAATGATTTGTTTGCATCCAACGGAGAGACGGCCAACGAAGGTGAGGGTGTCATTGAAACGTACTTCATGAAAATGAAAGCTCCAGTTTCATCACCATCCTTCTGTTTTGTAGCTGCTTGGGAGTTGTCTGACGAGCGTTTCAAGACCGAGGAGGGTTTTGTTGACTATATGCAAGACCTAAGTTCACGTATCAATGAGCCATTGACCGTACTGTAG
- a CDS encoding gluconate 5-dehydrogenase, producing the protein MSLELFNLKGKVALVTGATHGLGMAMALGLGKAGATVVINGNSSQEKIDLAIKEYAKAGVTVQGYKFDVTDEAAVKAAVAKIEAEVGAIDILVNNAGIIKRTPLEEMEVADFEQVIKVDLVSPFIVSKSVVKGMIARKQGKIINICSMMSELGRNTVGAYAAAKGGLKMLTQNMATEWARHNVQTNGIGPGYFATSQTAPIRVDGHPFNDFIVNRTPAGKWGDPSDLEGAAVFLASKASDFVNGQVIYVDGGILATIGKPANEL; encoded by the coding sequence ATGTCTTTAGAATTATTTAATCTGAAAGGTAAAGTAGCGCTTGTCACGGGTGCTACTCACGGTTTAGGAATGGCTATGGCTTTGGGACTAGGCAAAGCAGGAGCCACAGTTGTAATCAATGGTAACTCATCACAAGAGAAAATAGATCTTGCAATCAAAGAATACGCCAAAGCAGGTGTGACCGTGCAGGGCTACAAGTTTGATGTGACGGATGAAGCAGCAGTCAAAGCAGCTGTTGCTAAAATAGAAGCCGAAGTGGGTGCGATCGATATCCTGGTCAACAACGCTGGGATCATCAAGCGTACACCCCTTGAGGAGATGGAAGTGGCGGATTTTGAACAAGTCATCAAAGTAGACTTGGTGAGTCCGTTCATTGTGTCCAAATCGGTGGTGAAAGGAATGATCGCACGCAAGCAAGGTAAAATCATCAACATCTGCTCAATGATGAGTGAGTTAGGTAGAAATACAGTAGGGGCTTATGCTGCCGCAAAAGGAGGTCTAAAAATGTTGACGCAAAACATGGCAACCGAGTGGGCCAGACACAATGTCCAAACCAATGGGATTGGTCCTGGATATTTTGCAACCAGTCAGACAGCACCTATCAGAGTAGACGGACATCCGTTCAATGACTTCATCGTCAACAGAACACCTGCAGGTAAATGGGGCGACCCTTCAGACCTGGAAGGAGCAGCGGTTTTCTTGGCGTCCAAAGCAAGTGATTTTGTAAACGGACAGGTGATCTATGTAGACGGTGGTATCTTGGCTACTATTGGCAAACCTGCAAACGAACTATAA
- the kduI gene encoding 5-dehydro-4-deoxy-D-glucuronate isomerase — protein sequence MSTRHEVRYASSPQAVKQYDTDALRKEFLIDDLMQPDEVVLVYTHYDRYIAGSAVPVKGSLTLETIDPLKAEHFLDRRELGVINVGGEGTITVDGVAYELSYKDALYVAMGTKEVVFSSKDASKPAKFYLNSAPAHKAFTTKKITKAEANKIELGSLETANHRTVCQMLVASVVETCQLQMGMTELKTGSVWNTLPSHVHDRRMEVYLYIEVPQGQSVCHFMGQTDETRHIWMQNEQAVISPPWSIHSGAGTSNYTFIWGMAGENLDYGDMDVCPITELR from the coding sequence ATGAGTACTAGACATGAAGTAAGGTATGCATCCAGCCCTCAGGCTGTCAAACAATATGACACAGATGCACTAAGGAAAGAATTTTTGATAGACGATTTGATGCAACCAGACGAAGTAGTTTTGGTTTATACGCATTACGATCGATACATTGCCGGATCAGCGGTGCCTGTCAAAGGTAGTTTGACATTGGAAACCATCGATCCACTCAAAGCTGAGCATTTTCTCGATAGAAGGGAGCTGGGCGTGATCAATGTAGGCGGTGAAGGTACGATCACTGTAGATGGAGTGGCGTATGAGTTGTCATACAAAGATGCTCTCTACGTGGCAATGGGAACTAAAGAAGTTGTTTTCTCAAGCAAGGATGCCAGCAAACCAGCGAAATTTTATCTGAATTCGGCTCCAGCACACAAGGCCTTTACAACCAAAAAAATCACCAAAGCTGAAGCCAACAAAATTGAGTTGGGGTCTTTGGAAACTGCCAATCATCGAACTGTATGTCAAATGCTCGTAGCAAGTGTTGTAGAAACTTGCCAGTTGCAGATGGGTATGACAGAATTGAAAACTGGTAGTGTTTGGAATACTTTGCCATCACACGTACATGACAGAAGAATGGAAGTGTACCTTTATATAGAAGTACCACAGGGACAGTCGGTGTGCCACTTCATGGGACAAACAGACGAAACGCGCCACATCTGGATGCAAAACGAACAAGCTGTCATCTCACCACCATGGTCTATTCACTCAGGAGCGGGTACATCCAACTATACTTTTATTTGGGGAATGGCAGGCGAAAACCTCGATTATGGTGACATGGACGTTTGTCCAATTACAGAACTTAGATAA
- a CDS encoding DMT family transporter encodes MRNWFSGGILQGLLFALLWSSASVAGKFGLYTVEPLVLFNIRFVLAGGLLLVIGYGFQRNQLPSLREFKQLIVFSAFNTALYLGLFVLALRHVAAGITTLLIALTPILISLITALWTKRRIKLVTYLSLLLGTLGVAIASYPLLNTSHVTGIGLVLLGLSMLAYSFGSVYYTTVKWELPRMVINGWQTLIAAVLILPLTLYMYEGGNEFGVSFWLSELWMIVFVSVFAVQLWLRLLKTDPVRASLWLYLCPIFGFVYATFLLSEPFSVFSVIGGVLVILALYLGQKK; translated from the coding sequence ATGAGAAATTGGTTTTCGGGTGGTATCCTCCAGGGATTACTTTTTGCGCTATTGTGGTCTTCGGCATCTGTGGCGGGTAAGTTTGGACTGTACACCGTAGAGCCATTGGTTCTATTCAATATTCGATTTGTACTGGCAGGCGGACTTTTGTTGGTCATAGGATATGGCTTCCAACGGAACCAATTGCCATCACTACGGGAGTTCAAGCAATTGATTGTTTTTTCTGCTTTCAATACTGCCCTCTATTTGGGGTTGTTTGTATTGGCTTTGCGGCACGTAGCGGCGGGGATCACTACTTTGCTGATTGCACTGACCCCAATTCTCATTAGCTTGATTACAGCTCTTTGGACCAAACGTCGAATCAAATTGGTGACCTATTTGAGCTTATTATTAGGCACATTGGGTGTGGCTATCGCTTCGTATCCCTTGTTGAACACAAGTCATGTGACGGGGATAGGTTTGGTTTTACTGGGGCTAAGTATGTTGGCTTATTCATTTGGGTCGGTTTATTATACCACCGTGAAATGGGAGTTGCCTCGAATGGTTATTAATGGCTGGCAAACTTTGATCGCGGCAGTGTTGATTTTGCCACTGACGCTGTACATGTACGAAGGGGGCAATGAGTTTGGTGTGAGTTTTTGGTTATCTGAACTTTGGATGATTGTATTTGTCTCTGTGTTTGCCGTGCAGCTCTGGTTGAGATTGCTCAAAACAGACCCAGTGCGCGCCTCTCTCTGGCTGTATTTATGTCCCATTTTTGGGTTTGTCTACGCGACTTTTTTGCTGTCTGAGCCTTTTAGTGTTTTTAGCGTGATAGGAGGTGTTTTGGTAATCTTGGCCTTGTATCTAGGACAAAAGAAATAA
- a CDS encoding TPM domain-containing protein → MKKKFIFSDQDKAVVKSAIESLEKESSGEIVIYFARSSDDYLEACWKLAAILSVSGLAIMGTMSWLWLLPEDLTIFSTSIYLLSLVALGFLVPAIVPTLRLGFIPRTVIAHRVLTKARDMFLQEEVFTTIDRTGILIYVSELERSVQVLGDKGINAKIEANDWNEVVGLVIAGIKSDQTAKGIANAVLKCKALLLENGFVVREDDTNELSDEIRIED, encoded by the coding sequence ATGAAAAAGAAATTTATATTCTCTGATCAGGACAAGGCAGTTGTCAAAAGTGCTATCGAAAGTCTCGAAAAAGAGTCCTCAGGAGAAATTGTTATCTATTTTGCCAGGTCCAGTGATGACTATCTCGAAGCATGTTGGAAGTTGGCTGCCATACTGAGTGTTTCAGGATTGGCGATCATGGGGACGATGTCTTGGTTGTGGTTGTTGCCTGAGGATTTGACGATATTCAGCACCAGCATCTATTTGTTGAGTCTAGTTGCTTTAGGGTTTTTAGTTCCAGCGATTGTTCCCACCCTTCGCTTGGGGTTTATTCCGAGAACCGTCATTGCTCACCGAGTTTTGACCAAGGCAAGAGACATGTTTTTGCAGGAGGAGGTATTTACGACCATTGATCGGACAGGCATCTTGATTTATGTCAGTGAGTTGGAGCGAAGTGTCCAAGTACTCGGAGACAAAGGGATCAATGCAAAGATTGAAGCAAATGACTGGAATGAAGTCGTGGGACTTGTAATCGCAGGTATCAAAAGTGACCAAACAGCCAAAGGTATCGCCAACGCTGTGCTGAAATGCAAGGCTCTCTTGTTGGAGAATGGATTTGTTGTGCGTGAAGATGATACCAACGAGTTGTCTGACGAGATAAGAATCGAAGACTAA
- a CDS encoding TPM domain-containing protein — protein sequence MQFFAWAQDDVEIPKLKQRVTDQTATLTPYETRYLEEKLEAFEQTKGSQIGILIVSSTSPETIEQYGIRVADEWKLGREGIDDGVLILVAKDDRKVRLEVGYGLEGAIPDIYAKRIVDNVIIPEFRNGKFTSGIDAGVDAVVKLVDGEDLPAVTQTTSSKGNGNRKSFGGVLVAAFVLSIISSFFKNKWVKAGISIVLAIAVGYIFGSIIFAVIAFVISLLFGIGRTGGGGGGGYYGGGRGGYYGGSGGFGGSSGGGFGGFSGGGGGFGGGGASGSW from the coding sequence ATGCAGTTTTTCGCATGGGCGCAGGACGATGTGGAGATCCCCAAGCTCAAACAGCGTGTCACGGATCAGACAGCTACACTTACGCCATATGAAACGAGGTACCTAGAAGAAAAACTGGAGGCTTTTGAACAGACCAAAGGTAGCCAAATCGGTATATTGATCGTGTCTAGCACAAGTCCCGAAACCATTGAGCAATATGGTATCAGAGTGGCTGACGAGTGGAAGTTGGGCAGAGAGGGAATAGATGATGGCGTGCTGATATTGGTGGCCAAGGATGACCGAAAAGTTAGGTTGGAAGTTGGATATGGGTTGGAAGGAGCGATTCCCGATATCTACGCCAAGCGCATCGTAGACAATGTGATTATTCCAGAATTTAGAAATGGGAAGTTTACCTCTGGAATTGATGCTGGTGTGGATGCAGTGGTCAAATTGGTAGATGGAGAGGATTTGCCTGCTGTGACACAAACCACTAGTAGCAAAGGAAATGGGAATCGAAAGTCATTTGGTGGTGTGTTGGTTGCAGCATTTGTACTCAGTATCATCAGTAGTTTTTTTAAGAATAAATGGGTTAAGGCAGGAATATCTATTGTCTTGGCTATAGCCGTGGGTTATATATTTGGTAGTATCATTTTTGCTGTCATTGCTTTTGTGATCTCACTGCTGTTTGGTATTGGCCGAACTGGAGGTGGTGGTGGTGGAGGCTACTATGGTGGTGGAAGAGGAGGCTACTATGGAGGTAGTGGTGGATTCGGAGGTAGCAGTGGAGGTGGCTTTGGTGGCTTCTCCGGAGGTGGCGGAGGATTCGGTGGCGGAGGCGCATCGGGCAGCTGGTAA
- a CDS encoding LemA family protein: MSKKSLIIIGVIVLAIFLIYSNIKGTFNGMNRADQSVKAQWAKVESQYQRRSDLIPNLVSVVKGYAEHEKSTLEAVINARAKATSTNIDASKLDASSIQKFQEAQGELSSAISRLLVSVERYPDLKANQNFSELQAQLEGTENRIAVERNRFNDEVKGYNVLVTEFPGRIYAGIFGFTEKGYFQADAGSEKAPKVEF, translated from the coding sequence ATGAGTAAAAAGTCATTAATCATCATTGGAGTCATTGTTCTGGCAATATTCCTGATTTACAGCAATATCAAAGGAACCTTCAACGGCATGAACCGTGCAGACCAAAGCGTCAAAGCACAATGGGCCAAAGTAGAATCACAATACCAGCGCAGATCAGATTTGATCCCTAACCTGGTGAGTGTGGTCAAAGGATATGCGGAACACGAAAAGAGTACATTGGAAGCTGTCATCAATGCCAGAGCCAAAGCGACCAGTACCAACATTGATGCTTCCAAGCTAGATGCGTCTTCAATCCAAAAGTTCCAAGAGGCACAGGGCGAATTGTCATCTGCGATTTCGAGATTATTAGTATCCGTTGAGAGGTATCCTGATCTCAAAGCCAACCAAAACTTCTCGGAGCTACAGGCACAACTAGAAGGTACCGAAAACAGAATCGCTGTTGAGCGCAACCGCTTCAATGACGAAGTGAAGGGCTACAACGTCCTCGTGACGGAGTTCCCTGGTAGAATCTACGCAGGTATTTTCGGATTCACCGAAAAAGGATATTTCCAAGCTGATGCTGGATCAGAGAAAGCACCAAAGGTGGAATTTTAA
- a CDS encoding Ig-like domain-containing protein — protein sequence MKSKLINRLSITLLLSLLSVITFAQSPSIALSTGKVSASAELGSTTTQTFTISNSGNRDLNWSLNRQQYGAEVTFIKQDYADWTLEENQDRFTENVILTRKDNQGFFNIAQEEAASNSSPADTEWAFGDTEDLSPSDYNVWKNTVNSDPSSMINQSMSMHAISEDRYFNMYVTGFSGSNTGGGFSYYRIETVAPDAIRYIPATFSAESGTIPVGGSTEITVTFDTDYLIAGKFQGFLLINSNDPVTSSITVPMELLVTGGVADLYCNNTLNFEDGYVGITSTAVITIENDGTGYLNISNITSDNSVFVPQVTNVSIAPDDSYTLSVDFAPTAIQAYTGTLTITSNDPNSPYFVTLNAEALDVPIISLNSNTLSQTVASGSTASQAFTISNNGNSDLTYSFDLNLGKSEPVTFTKEDYADASVLPNHDWISPTFQLARDNYEGLYNIYDQSYFNGNGPSDSEWASTSTELATSYTTWKTAWNNLSSNGGVYYSPGHTSSLHILSEDRYFDVHILQWTGNGEGGGFSYTREEVYNWIKPTPSTGTITAGESEEITVEFDPTGLPIGTYSGMLNVESNDPNNPTMSIAVSITVTGSPVASIDDELNFDDTIIGNSNTQSFAILNEGAAPLNITNITSDNAAIVPATTSITVPGYSYSTVEVSFNPSVVQEYTGVITGTTNDLANPSFAIVYAAEGLAPGNLDLTLPTLSVSLQTGNTETKTIQLANTGAGNLNWTLDMINENPVVSFAKENYADWTLESNQDRIADNVWITRAEEQGLFNAATERSFNSSNSPLGTGWAEGSTFSVNDSDYDNWRDAVNSNPPSSVGNTYSLKVGRDYYDLTFTSWTRGDGIGGGGFSYERKKAAGWIKVDDSDGNISSGSTSDIKLTFDPKSYPAGTYNEILILTSDIPNQPAIQIPIELTVTGLPAISVSTDEVAFGEVGVGLSKTVTITIQNEGTETLSIASILSDHADITADVSSAEIAPDESLNVQVTLTPSTVQSYTATLTISSNDSDEPSIVVDMTGSGVEIPNMTVSVNEINVESTTESIFTGSFEIGNTGNVDLNWSFNSANLNSILGVLNDGYEDITDLIPNIYTFEYDGGSNYINDGGDDMYDNGNYLNTSMASEIPYSDNVVVDGSSYFGTGTTYFTRHLDGLFVMVADINGIDEFNITGNLGADGGGSIDATVLESTINGITYNGYVTRVYDANDPSINHIIIVEKNAYTSQTYDAGTGVEDHVITGLSKTSRIHYLLYAGANGTYIDDTHATSIMEQYISTISLDEFTHEWITLDPNTGGTIASEGSTTVNYTIDITGFAPSIYNANITIASNDPAHSPYNIPVTVNTGGIKVINPIADQIINKGFGSMVLDISNVFSDLNNDVLTYTIGNSNKGIVTTSLVGTDLTINEVKPGKAILTIRADDGHGNVVFEDFEFHIVNVNAIENQFVNTGFGSSSIDLSMLFSDSGFGDQISLSVVSSNEAVVTTTISGMSLDIIEVGVGTSTITITANDGTNDIIATSFDFTVKLAPVVVGLPDLVKAIGFNTFVINLVDNFTNANDDVLTYTAVSSNTTVATVTVSESGSMTVTEVGAGTTTITVTVDNGSGSVSDEFLLTIGQVLSTDLSAMGLEVYPNPVHDRLNLFNKTGHSMQIQVISSLGEVIYTDTITPGVQQLDMSKNASGLYFVRLQSNGFKKVMKLIVQ from the coding sequence ATGAAATCAAAGCTTATCAATCGACTGTCGATCACCTTATTATTGAGTTTATTGTCAGTCATCACATTTGCTCAGAGCCCTTCTATCGCTCTGAGTACTGGCAAAGTATCTGCAAGCGCAGAACTTGGCTCAACAACTACACAAACATTTACTATTTCAAACTCTGGAAACAGGGATTTGAATTGGTCCCTCAATAGACAACAATATGGCGCTGAGGTAACATTTATAAAACAGGACTATGCTGACTGGACTCTAGAAGAGAATCAGGACAGATTCACCGAGAATGTCATTCTTACAAGAAAAGATAATCAGGGCTTTTTCAATATTGCACAAGAGGAAGCAGCTTCTAACTCTTCTCCAGCGGACACAGAGTGGGCTTTTGGCGATACAGAAGACCTCTCCCCATCTGATTACAATGTTTGGAAAAACACAGTAAATAGTGACCCTAGTAGCATGATTAACCAGTCAATGTCAATGCATGCAATCTCAGAAGATCGCTACTTCAATATGTACGTCACAGGTTTTAGCGGAAGCAATACTGGCGGAGGATTCTCATACTACCGCATAGAGACTGTAGCTCCTGATGCCATTAGATACATCCCAGCTACATTCTCAGCAGAATCTGGAACCATTCCAGTAGGAGGTAGCACCGAAATCACCGTTACATTTGATACTGATTATTTGATAGCTGGCAAATTTCAAGGGTTCTTATTGATCAATTCTAATGATCCAGTAACGTCAAGCATAACAGTTCCAATGGAATTACTAGTAACTGGCGGTGTTGCAGATTTGTATTGCAACAACACCTTAAATTTTGAAGATGGTTACGTTGGAATTACAAGTACAGCAGTTATTACTATTGAAAATGACGGTACTGGCTATCTAAACATCTCAAACATCACTTCGGATAATTCTGTCTTTGTGCCTCAGGTTACCAATGTCTCTATTGCTCCTGATGACTCCTACACTCTCAGTGTTGATTTTGCACCAACTGCAATTCAGGCATATACAGGTACATTGACGATCACAAGCAATGATCCCAACTCTCCATATTTTGTAACCTTAAATGCAGAAGCGCTCGATGTTCCAATTATTTCACTGAATAGTAATACATTGAGCCAAACAGTGGCTAGCGGCTCTACTGCTTCACAAGCCTTCACCATCTCTAACAACGGCAACTCCGACCTGACCTATAGTTTCGATTTGAATCTAGGTAAATCTGAACCCGTAACATTTACCAAAGAAGATTATGCAGATGCATCTGTACTCCCGAATCACGACTGGATCAGTCCAACATTCCAATTAGCAAGAGATAATTATGAAGGATTGTATAATATATATGATCAATCTTACTTTAATGGAAATGGTCCCTCAGATAGTGAGTGGGCCAGTACATCTACGGAACTAGCAACAAGCTACACCACCTGGAAAACTGCTTGGAATAATCTTTCATCAAATGGTGGAGTATATTATTCTCCAGGGCATACTTCATCCCTGCATATATTATCAGAAGATCGATATTTTGACGTGCATATCCTACAATGGACTGGCAATGGCGAAGGGGGTGGGTTTTCTTATACAAGAGAGGAAGTTTACAACTGGATCAAACCAACCCCTTCTACAGGAACGATTACCGCTGGGGAATCAGAAGAAATCACAGTAGAATTTGATCCTACAGGGTTACCTATAGGTACATATTCAGGTATGCTAAATGTAGAGTCGAATGATCCTAATAATCCTACCATGAGTATAGCCGTAAGCATCACAGTCACAGGAAGTCCCGTGGCTTCTATAGACGATGAACTGAATTTTGATGATACAATTATTGGCAACTCTAATACCCAATCTTTTGCTATTCTCAATGAAGGTGCGGCACCACTTAACATTACCAATATCACGTCGGATAATGCAGCAATTGTACCCGCAACAACTTCTATCACAGTACCAGGCTACTCATACAGTACGGTAGAAGTAAGTTTTAATCCATCGGTAGTTCAGGAATATACTGGTGTGATTACAGGCACTACCAATGATCTAGCAAACCCTTCATTTGCTATTGTTTATGCAGCAGAAGGCCTAGCACCTGGAAATTTAGATTTAACGTTACCTACGCTTTCAGTCTCACTACAAACAGGTAATACTGAAACCAAAACTATCCAATTGGCCAACACTGGCGCTGGAAATCTAAATTGGACACTAGACATGATCAACGAAAACCCTGTTGTCTCTTTTGCCAAAGAAAACTATGCTGACTGGACGCTAGAAAGCAACCAAGACAGAATAGCTGATAATGTATGGATTACTAGGGCTGAGGAACAAGGACTTTTCAACGCAGCTACTGAGCGATCATTTAATTCAAGTAACTCACCTTTGGGTACTGGTTGGGCAGAAGGAAGCACCTTTTCTGTGAATGATAGTGACTATGACAACTGGAGAGATGCAGTAAATAGCAATCCTCCTAGCTCAGTAGGCAACACTTACTCATTAAAAGTGGGACGTGACTATTATGACCTCACATTCACCTCATGGACAAGGGGTGATGGTATCGGTGGTGGTGGTTTCTCCTATGAGAGAAAAAAAGCTGCTGGATGGATTAAGGTAGACGACTCAGATGGTAATATTTCATCAGGTTCTACCAGCGACATTAAGTTAACTTTTGATCCTAAATCCTACCCAGCAGGTACTTACAACGAGATATTAATATTGACGAGTGATATACCGAATCAACCAGCAATTCAAATTCCGATTGAACTTACCGTAACAGGACTTCCAGCTATTTCGGTTTCTACTGACGAGGTTGCTTTTGGAGAAGTTGGAGTTGGACTATCCAAAACTGTCACTATCACCATTCAAAACGAAGGAACCGAAACATTGTCTATAGCTAGTATTCTTTCAGACCATGCGGACATTACAGCTGACGTATCTAGCGCAGAGATAGCACCAGACGAGAGCCTAAACGTTCAAGTGACATTGACTCCTTCCACTGTGCAGTCCTATACCGCGACACTGACCATTAGTAGCAATGACAGTGATGAGCCTAGTATAGTAGTAGACATGACAGGAAGTGGGGTTGAAATCCCTAACATGACAGTTTCTGTCAATGAGATCAATGTAGAAAGCACAACTGAAAGCATCTTTACAGGTTCTTTTGAAATTGGTAATACTGGAAATGTGGATCTCAACTGGTCTTTCAATTCTGCTAATTTAAATTCCATATTAGGAGTGCTTAATGATGGCTATGAAGACATAACAGACCTCATACCAAATATATATACTTTCGAATATGACGGTGGCTCTAATTACATCAATGATGGTGGAGACGACATGTATGATAATGGAAACTATTTGAATACGTCTATGGCAAGTGAAATTCCTTACTCTGACAATGTAGTTGTTGATGGTTCGAGCTACTTTGGTACAGGCACTACCTACTTTACTCGCCATTTAGACGGGTTATTTGTAATGGTGGCTGACATCAATGGAATCGATGAATTCAATATCACAGGTAACTTAGGTGCAGATGGAGGAGGTTCTATTGATGCTACTGTGCTTGAATCAACAATCAATGGCATCACTTATAATGGCTATGTAACCCGTGTTTATGACGCTAATGACCCAAGTATCAACCATATAATTATTGTCGAAAAAAACGCCTATACTTCACAAACCTACGACGCTGGTACTGGTGTTGAAGATCATGTCATCACTGGCTTATCCAAAACCAGTAGAATTCATTATTTACTATACGCTGGAGCAAATGGTACATACATCGATGATACGCATGCGACATCCATCATGGAGCAATACATAAGTACAATTTCCCTAGATGAATTTACTCATGAATGGATTACATTAGATCCAAATACTGGGGGAACCATTGCCTCTGAAGGTAGTACAACTGTAAATTACACCATAGATATAACAGGATTTGCTCCTTCGATTTATAATGCTAACATTACAATTGCTAGTAACGACCCTGCACACTCACCGTACAACATACCAGTAACCGTTAATACAGGTGGTATCAAAGTGATCAATCCTATAGCAGATCAAATTATAAACAAGGGATTTGGATCTATGGTCCTGGATATAAGTAACGTGTTTTCTGATTTGAATAATGACGTACTTACCTATACTATTGGGAATAGCAACAAAGGAATAGTGACTACAAGTCTGGTAGGTACTGATCTGACAATCAATGAAGTAAAACCTGGAAAAGCCATTCTAACGATCAGAGCAGATGATGGGCATGGCAATGTAGTTTTTGAGGACTTTGAATTCCATATAGTTAATGTCAATGCCATAGAAAATCAATTCGTCAATACAGGATTTGGGTCTAGCTCGATTGATTTATCAATGCTGTTTAGTGATAGTGGATTTGGAGATCAAATTTCCCTCTCTGTAGTCAGTAGCAACGAAGCGGTGGTGACTACTACTATTTCAGGTATGTCGCTGGATATTATAGAAGTAGGCGTTGGTACTAGTACTATTACCATTACTGCTAATGATGGCACCAATGACATCATTGCTACTTCATTTGACTTCACAGTCAAACTAGCACCAGTCGTGGTAGGACTTCCTGATCTTGTCAAAGCAATAGGCTTTAACACTTTCGTGATCAATTTGGTTGACAATTTCACGAATGCAAACGATGATGTGTTGACTTATACTGCCGTATCTTCTAACACAACAGTAGCGACTGTTACTGTTTCCGAATCTGGTAGTATGACTGTGACTGAAGTGGGCGCAGGTACTACAACGATCACTGTGACAGTAGATAATGGTAGTGGATCTGTCTCAGATGAGTTCTTGTTGACGATAGGTCAGGTACTATCTACTGATCTATCAGCTATGGGATTGGAGGTATATCCTAATCCTGTTCATGACAGACTAAACTTGTTCAATAAAACAGGACATTCCATGCAAATACAAGTTATTTCTTCTCTAGGAGAGGTTATCTACACGGATACCATCACCCCAGGGGTGCAACAACTTGATATGAGTAAAAATGCAAGCGGTCTTTATTTTGTGAGGTTACAATCCAACGGTTTTAAAAAAGTAATGAAGCTGATTGTCCAATAG